From Paenibacillus graminis:
GCAGGAATGCTGACTTTATCCCTGATCGGGCTGGGTTCCAGCCTGCTTGTGCTGTACTCGCTGATCAAAGTATTCAGGCTCGCCTTCTGGGGCAATGCGCCCGGTACAGAACCGCCCAAGGTTAAGCTGAAAGGCGGGACGGCAGTGGCAGCCGGATTCCTCGTTCTGGTCATCCTGATGGGCCTTGGAGCAGAGCGGGTGAATACCTATGTTTCACAGGCGGGGGATGTGCTTGGTTCTCCCAAGCTGTATATCGAAGCTGTACTGAAGGAGTAGATGAAGATGGCTGTTCAAATCTTATTAAACCTGATGACTGCGTTTCTGTGGATGATGCTGATCGGCGACGGGTCAGGCTCAGGCTTTGCAATCGGCTATCTGCTGGGCTGCGCAATTCTGCTGGTGCTGCGCAGGTTCCTTCCTGAACCGTTATATTTGAAAAGGGTGTGGTCCATAGTGAAGCTGCTGGCGCTGTTTCTGCGGGAGCTGGTCCTGTCCAACTTCGCAGTTATCCGGCAAATCTTAAGTCCCAGACTGGCTGTCCGCCCGGGCATCTTCGCTTACGAAACCGCACTTCGGTCCGACCTTGAGGTCACTCTGCTCTCCTGCCTCATTTGTCTGACACCGGGGACCCTTACACTGGAAGTGTCGGCCAGCGGACAGACCCTATATATTCACGCTATGGATATTGAGGACGCCGGCCAGCTCTCCCGCCAGATCGAGGGAACCTTTGAAAAAGCAATCATGGAGGTGACCCGGCTATGATTTCAGTACTGCTTAATATTTCGCTGGTGATCCTGGCACTGGCCATGCTGGCCTGCCTGTACAGGCTGATTCAAGGACCGACCCGTTCGGACCGGATTGTTGCGCTGGATACGATCGGCATCCACCTGCTGGCAGTGATCGCGGTGCTGGGCATGCAGCAGAGGACAGAGGATTATATTGATATGGTGCTTGTGATCGGAATTCTGACGTTTATCGGAACTGCGGCATTAGCCAGATACATTGAAAGAGACGCGGTTATCGAGCCTGGAGGTGATAAACTTGATCGGTGAGCTGCTAATTGCGATACTGGTATTGCTGGGGGCATTATTGTGCGGGCTTGGCGCGTTTGGGCTGGTCCGGCTCCCTGATGTCTATTTACGTTCCCATGCCGCCACCAAAAGCGCTACACTGGGTGTATTATGTGTGCTGGCAGGAGCCTTTCTATTTTTTTTCTTCTATATAGAAGTAGTCAGCATCAAACTGCTGCTCGGGATAGTATTCGTCTTCATCACTTCTCCGGTTGCAGGGCATCTGAATGGCCGTGCGGCTTACCGCTCGGGTGTGCCTTTATGGAAGGGCAGTGTGCAGGATGATCTGAAGCCGGTGCTCAAAAAGAGGGAGACGAAGCAGACTGACACACAGCATAAGTTAGAGTAAACTAAAGAATATGTCTTTTTCGCTGAATTCTGTAAAAGAAGCGGGGGAACCACCGGTGTGTGCAGTTTTCGAAGCTGCCATGCCCAAGGGGTGAATCTCGAACATTCGAGTAGGGCTACTCTTCAGGCCCGAATCCGTCAGCTAACCCCGTAAGCGTAGAAGAGAGGAGACGAATGAGTTGCCGCAAATTCAATTAAATGGAACTTCTATCTACTATGAAACCTATGGTACAGGGGTGCCTGTTGTTTTTATTCATGATCACCTGACTTCGCATCATCTGTTTGAGCCGCAAATTGAGTATTTCCGTGACCGTGTTCAAGTGATTGTTCTGGATCTGCGGGGGAACGGGTTGTCCGGAAAAATGGATGTCGAGGTTCACCGCATTCTGGACACCCAATGTGAAGATTTGAAGGAGCTGCTCCGCCGTCTGGAGCTGCTGAGTGTGATTCTTGTCGCAAGCTCGGGCGGGGGTGTGCTCGCCCAGAAATTCGCTGTGCAGAACCCGGAGCTGGTGCGTGCGCTTGTGCTGGTGGACAACTGCTCAAGCGGCAATGATTCCATGAAAAATAATAGAATATGGGGAATTATCGAGAGATGTTCATGG
This genomic window contains:
- a CDS encoding Na+/H+ antiporter subunit E, with product MAVQILLNLMTAFLWMMLIGDGSGSGFAIGYLLGCAILLVLRRFLPEPLYLKRVWSIVKLLALFLRELVLSNFAVIRQILSPRLAVRPGIFAYETALRSDLEVTLLSCLICLTPGTLTLEVSASGQTLYIHAMDIEDAGQLSRQIEGTFEKAIMEVTRL
- a CDS encoding alpha/beta fold hydrolase; amino-acid sequence: MPQIQLNGTSIYYETYGTGVPVVFIHDHLTSHHLFEPQIEYFRDRVQVIVLDLRGNGLSGKMDVEVHRILDTQCEDLKELLRRLELLSVILVASSGGGVLAQKFAVQNPELVRALVLVDNCSSGNDSMKNNRIWGIIERCSWISYYLPPELLLRSLRIAYNKWLPAYHILRNELLHKRPTEGIKQRIALRQIDILAYAVKLQVPVLCVTGSQNEWRLAQASKNASMLPSAQLVVLDDAMYPSHLCQPQHFNRLLLNFLIDQHAVHQRESGL
- the mnhG gene encoding monovalent cation/H(+) antiporter subunit G, which encodes MNLIGELLIAILVLLGALLCGLGAFGLVRLPDVYLRSHAATKSATLGVLCVLAGAFLFFFFYIEVVSIKLLLGIVFVFITSPVAGHLNGRAAYRSGVPLWKGSVQDDLKPVLKKRETKQTDTQHKLE
- a CDS encoding Na(+)/H(+) antiporter subunit F1, coding for MISVLLNISLVILALAMLACLYRLIQGPTRSDRIVALDTIGIHLLAVIAVLGMQQRTEDYIDMVLVIGILTFIGTAALARYIERDAVIEPGGDKLDR